The Gemmatimonadaceae bacterium genome contains the following window.
GACGACGTAACGAAGCTTGGCTTCGGAGGAGAGCATCGCGCGAAAATATGAAACGGCGCCCGCCTCCGTGGGAGGCGGGCGCCGTGATTCGCGGGGCCTAGGCGTGCAGCAAGCCCAGCCGCAGCGCGAACTGCACGTACTCGTGACGATGGCTCAGCCCGAGCTTGTCCTGGATCCGCTGCTTGTAGGTGTCCACCGTCTTTGGCGAGATGAACAGCCGTTCGCCAATCTCCGGCGCGCTGTAGCCCTGCGCGGTCATCCGGAGGACGTCGCGCTCGCGTTCCGTCAGCCGCTCGTAGCGCGCGCGGTCCTCGTGCATCGGGTCCTTGCGCTGGTAGCCCTTGGCCAGGATGCGCGCCGCCTCCGCGCGCACGTACACCTCGCCGCGGGCCACCGTGCGCACCGCGTCCAGGAGCTCCTTGTCCGCCGCGGTCTTGGGGAGGAACCCACTGGCGCCCACCTCAAGCATCGGCACCAGGTACTCCTCCTCTGGGTGCATCGTGAGAATGAGCACCTTGGAAGGAATGCCCTTCTCGATCAGCATCTTGGTGGCCTGCCCGCCGTCCACCTCGCCAATCGAGAGGTCCATGATCACCACGTGAGGCTTCAGGCGCTCTGCCATCGCGACCGCCTCTGGGCCGCTGCTGGCCTCCCCCACGACGTGCATGTCCTTCGCGGCGCCGAGCACAGCCTTGAGGCCGGCACGGACGACGCTGTGGTCGTCGGCAAGGATGACGCGAATGAGGTCGTCGCTCATGGGCGTAGTCTCACCTCGGGGACCCGCAGCAACCATAAGGCCCTGTCGGATTTTCATTAGGGGAATCCCCTACAGGCCATTTTGGTTAGGTTGGGAGGCGCTGGATAGCCCTCCACATCAGACGCCGTGACCCGTGAAGACTCTCCGCTGGCTGCTCGCCGTACAGGTGTTGGCCCTCTCGACCGTTCGGGCGCAGCAAGCGTCTGATTCCCTGCCCCGGGTGCTGCTGGTGGCTACCGGTGGGACAATTGCCGGCGTGCAGGATGCCCCGGGCACATTGGGCGGCTACCGCGCGGGAACGCTGACGGCCGAACAGGTCGTGGCCTCGGTGCCCGAGCTGAAGCGCTTTGCCGAGGTTCGGTACGAACAGTTCTCCAATGTGGCCAGCCCCTTCATCACGCCCGCACAGTGGGTGGCGTTGTCGAAGCGCATCGACGCGGCGTTCGTCGAGGATCCGCGGCTCGCAGGGGTGGTGGTTACCCACGGCACCGACCGGCTCGAGGAGACGGCGTTCTTCCTCTACCTGTCGGTGCGCAGCGAGCGACCCGTCGTGGTAGTAGGCGCTCAGCGACCGGCGACGGGCATCAGTCCGGACGGTCCGATCAACCTGCTGGCAGCGGTGCGCACGGCCGCCGACACGGCCGCCGTGGGCAAGGGCGTGATGGTCGTGATGGACGACCGCATTCTCTCCGCTCGCGAGGTGCGGAAGCACTACCAGCGCGTCGGCGGCTTCGAGGGCGGCGATATGGGGCTGCTGGGCGTCGTCGCCTCAGACGGACCACAGTTCTTCTTCGCACCGGTGCGTCGGCACGGCGCGCGCAGCGAGTTCGACCTGCGCCAGATGGACTCACTTCCGGATGTGGCGCTGACATTCTCGTATCCTGGCGGGCGCGGCCCGGCCTTCGACCAGACCCCGGCCGGCGTGGTGGTCACCACCACCGGGTTTACGCGTGACGAGTCGCGGGCCTATCGCCGATTGCGCCGCGACGGCGTGGTGGTGGTCGAGGTGTTCCCCTCCGGCGACAACGTGAACGGCACGCGCCAGCGCGCCCCAACCACGATGAACATCGATTCCCTCTTCGCCGCCGCAAAGACGGAAGCGGACTCCCTGCGGGCGGAAGAGCTGGCCGCACCACCAATGGTGAGCGCCCAGCACCTCACGCCGCAGAAAGCCCGCATCCTGTTGATGCTCGCGCTCACCCGCACGCGGGATCCACGCGAGATCCAGCGCTACTACCGCGAGTACTAGTCGTGGTGGTCGTGCTCGCCGATCATGTTGCCGTCCTTGTCGTGCCGCATCACGAAGCCGCGCGGCACGGTCGGGGTCGGAAGCGCCGGTAGGAATCCGACGGCCGGGCCACCCATGTTGTGCACGCCCATCATCGCGGTCATGCGCAACCAACCCTCGACACTCATGATCTCGGTCGTGTCATCGCGATATGCGCTGGCGGCCTTGAGGATCTCCGCGCGCTTGGCGTCGCGCGGCACGTTCGGGTTGGCGAGGATGTCGCTGATGACGTCGTGCATCGAGTGCAGGTTGTCGAAGACAACGGCGAGGGTCGGATAGCGCTTGGCAAACTCCGGCGCCACTGCCGCCGTCATCGGCATCACGTGCGGATAGTTCTCGGGTCCGTTCACCATCATCTGGCGGAAGCGGGCGACCGTCGCCGCCACGCCCATCTGCCGCTCGGTGACGTTCGTGCCCGTCATCAACGGTTCGTAGAGCCCCACCTGCAGCCAGTGGTAGGCCCAGATCAGCCCGTTGAACTTCGGGAAGTTCTGCCGGAAGGCCAGCGAGTACGGCTGCTCCTGCATCAGCGCCATCGTTTTGGGATGCCGGCTGTAGGCCAAGTCGCGGCGCGTGAAGTAGTACGCCTCGAGCCGTGCCATCTCGGCGTCCTTCTCCTCCTGACTCAGGCGCTCGTCGGCGAGCACGTCGTAGACCTGGCGGTGCAGCAGGTGCGCCCACTCGAACATCGCCTTGGCCTCGGGCGCCAAGCGCGTGTACATCGGCTCAATGGCGTCCTCCACGGCGGGGAGTCGCGGCGGCCGGTTCAGGATCTTCTCGGTGAGGTTCGCGTACTCGGCCTGTTCGAGGAGCTGCACAGCCTGCTCTGGACGCGTCCACAGCATCTCGTAGAGGATCGCGTGGCCATAGTCAAAGGCGTTGAACAGCCGGTCGGCCGCGGGATATTGGCGGCGGAAGTAGAAGTTGTGCGGCGCCTGGAGGTAGAACTGCTCATAGACGGTGCTCCACTGCGAGCCCGTGGGGCGCACCTGCACGCCCGTAGGTCGCGGCGCGCTCTTGATGGGCCGCGCAAACGCGTAGGCGCCACCGAAGGTCAGGCCCCAGCCGGGAAGTCCCGTGGAGAGTCTGCGAAACACGCCGATGTCCGCCGCGAGCCGAGAGCTCACCTGCCGACGCAATCCGAGTCCGGCGCGCCATTCAACCTCACCGTCATCGAGCAACGACTCCTGCGCGGTCACGTCGAAGCCAATCAACGTCTGGTGTAGCGGGAAGGTGCGGTCCATCGCGAGGCCCGCCATCCAGCGCGGCTCCTCGGCGCCTTCCTCGCCCGCCGTGAACGCATCACCCGGCGTGTAGTTGGCGTTGAGATGCACGCGGCCCCAGGGCAGCGTGCGTGTCGCCAAGGCGCGCAGCGAGGTCAGCGTGCGCGCCGGCGCAAACGGTCCGGCGGGCACGTGCACACCAGCGCCAACCGCGAGGAATGGCCAGAACTGCGTCTCGGTGTTCAACTGGTGCAGCAGCTCGACCTCGACACCCGCGGCGCCGGAGAGCCGGCGCCCGCTGAGGGCGT
Protein-coding sequences here:
- a CDS encoding asparaginase; this translates as MKTLRWLLAVQVLALSTVRAQQASDSLPRVLLVATGGTIAGVQDAPGTLGGYRAGTLTAEQVVASVPELKRFAEVRYEQFSNVASPFITPAQWVALSKRIDAAFVEDPRLAGVVVTHGTDRLEETAFFLYLSVRSERPVVVVGAQRPATGISPDGPINLLAAVRTAADTAAVGKGVMVVMDDRILSAREVRKHYQRVGGFEGGDMGLLGVVASDGPQFFFAPVRRHGARSEFDLRQMDSLPDVALTFSYPGGRGPAFDQTPAGVVVTTTGFTRDESRAYRRLRRDGVVVVEVFPSGDNVNGTRQRAPTTMNIDSLFAAAKTEADSLRAEELAAPPMVSAQHLTPQKARILLMLALTRTRDPREIQRYYREY
- a CDS encoding response regulator transcription factor; protein product: MSDDLIRVILADDHSVVRAGLKAVLGAAKDMHVVGEASSGPEAVAMAERLKPHVVIMDLSIGEVDGGQATKMLIEKGIPSKVLILTMHPEEEYLVPMLEVGASGFLPKTAADKELLDAVRTVARGEVYVRAEAARILAKGYQRKDPMHEDRARYERLTERERDVLRMTAQGYSAPEIGERLFISPKTVDTYKQRIQDKLGLSHRHEYVQFALRLGLLHA